A stretch of DNA from Salvelinus sp. IW2-2015 linkage group LG20, ASM291031v2, whole genome shotgun sequence:
CCCGGGAAGCCTGCATCGCTTCACACCATCGGGGCCAGACTGTAGACCCCAGAGAGATGTGCGGTGAACACCCCTGAGGACACGTCGTAAGCCTGGCCCAGGTTGATGAACACATGCTCGTATGCTACTGTGATTTGCTTCCTCACTGGACCCACGCACCAACGCCAGCGTGTCAACGCCACTAAGAACACTGTACGGCTCtctagacaggagagagagggagggagaggaaggagggtagAAAAATGGTCAGAGATATACAGGGAAGAATGAGTTGTGTAGGACCTAGAGAAGCTATAAAGGGTCATATTTCAATAGTTacgttcccactgggcacacagtggttgaatcaacgttgtttctatGTCATTTCAactaaattatgttgaaccaacgtcaaatagacattgaattgtgcccagtgggttgttatTCTTTCTACTAGAACAGTTACAATAGGGTCTAGACACATATATAGGGACTTGGATCGTCAATAATCTGATAGTAAAACACACAGATAGGTCATAGATAAGACTAACCTTTAATGTCAATCAGTGCAGTCTGGGCTGTATCCAGGTGTTTCTCTAGTTGGGTCAGAGTAGTGTCAAAATATTTATGCAGCTGCCCTACCGGTCTCTGCATCACACAGCAGCCACAGGGTGCTGGgtctgtcatacacacacacacatcctcattgAGACTCAAACAGACTATTCCAAACACTGAGATATAGACCCTTCCTCtgtattgtctctctctcacagtgttCTGGTGGTGCAGGGTTGTCCTGGGCCGTTCCAGAAGTAGGTTCCCTTCCCCGGRCCCACCTGTCCCAGGGCCGTCCTAAACACACAGCAGCACGATACCTGGGAGAGAGGACAAAGCAAAACACAGATACACCCTCACATACAAGGAAGGCACTGTCATGTGCTTTCAGAGCGTTACAGTGAATTGAACTGTTCTGAACTTCACCAAAGCACACTCCCACTTCCACTGAACATGGCTGAGAATGTCACATGCAACTTTATACTTCACTTTATAGCCTTACTGCACCCCACCTGCCATTGTATGGGACTTAGCAGAGGAGGCAGACTGGCTTTGTAAGGGTATTAGGGACAGATACTGTGTTTTGGGGTGTGCAGTACCCCATGGAATTTTACTAATCCCTGCTACGTTGATATCATTTgataaagtatgtgtgtgtgtatgtgtgtgtgtgcgcatgcatgcgTGTGGGAAAAATACTCTTTCACATGGTCTGAATTGCTGCTCAGTGATTTATTTGAACATATACATACTCTTATAGCTTTTCAGAATTGAGGGAGACACAGCTAAACTGTACAAAACACAACAGACAGTGATCAGTAGGGACAGAACAACAACCCAATAGGAGACAATGCAGTGCAGTCAGGAGGCTCCCAGTCCTCCAACAGAACAATTCATTTAGTCATTCCTcactggaggagtggaggaatgTCCTCATCGGTCTCTTATTCTCTCTTCATTTCTAAAGCACAGGCAAAGCGCTACACTGTACAGATACAGTGTAAATCTTTTCTCTTCTCATTCATTCACCATTCATTAATCTATTACATCATCTATCCATttgtttattcattcattcatccatgcAACTATCTATATTTACAATATACAGTTATTATAGCAGAGCAGATGAAAGCTAAGGACATCAGTAGAGAAGGCTGGGTGAAAGCAGTGCATAATACCAGGGTATTAGTGTTAGTAGCAACCTCAATGATAAGGCAAAatgtgtggtagtagtagtagagaagTGAGTTCCTGCAGTAATAGGAGTGATGACTGAGGCTGTAGGAGGCGTTTTGGCCTGCCTATATACCATTTTGTGTGTTGTATATGTTCTGTCTAGAGATGttttaacttgttttgtacactagAGGGCACTAAATGTTGGGTCATGGGTCACTGgtcacaaaaatataaacacaacatgcaacaacttcaaagattttactgagttacaatataaggaaatcagttcatttaaataaattcattaggccctaatctatggatttcacatgattgggaatactttacacctacctacatgtacatacctcaattacctcgactaacctgtacccccacacattgactcggtaccggtaccccctgtatatatagcctcgttattttattgtgtaacttttttttaaactttagtttattttgtaaatattttcttaactcttattttcttaaaactgcattgttggttaagggcttgtaattaataatttcacggtaaggtctacacctgttgtatttgacgcatgtgacaaataacatttgatttgatagatatgcatctgttggtcacagataactttaaaaaaagtaggagcgtggatcagaaatcctgtcagtatctggtatgaccaccatttgcctcatgcagcgcgacacatctccttcacatagagttgatcaggctgttgattgcggcctgtggaatgttgtcccactcctcttcaatggctgtgcaaagttgctggatattggcaggaactggaacacactgttgtacacgtcgatccagagcatctcaaacatgctcaatgggtgacatgtctggtgagtatgcaggccatcgaagaactgggacattttcagcttccaagaactGTGTAccgatccttgcaacatggggccgtgcattatcatgctgaaacatgaggtgatggcagcggataaatggcacgacaatggggctcaggatctcatcacggtatctctgtgcattcaaattgacatcgataaaatgcaattgtgtttgttgtctgtaactTATGCCTAACCATACTATAACCCCCCCGccgccatggggcactctgttcacaaagttgacatcagaaAATGGCTCGCCCACACGACCCCATACACGTGgtatgcggttgtgaggccggttggatgtactgccaacgtctctaaaacgacattggaggtggcttatggcagagaaatgaacattaaattctctggctacAGCTCTGGAGCATGTtctttcaaaacttgagacatctgtggcattgtgttgtgtgacaaaactgcacattttagagtggccttttactgtccccagtacaaggaccacgtttgtaatgatcatgctgtttaataagcttcttgatatgccacacctgtcaggtgtatggattatcttggcaaaggagaaatgctgcatggctgcgcccctgcctatagattaggtcctaatgaatttatttcaattgactgatgtccttatatgaactgtaactcagtaaaattgttgacattgttgcatgacgcgtttatatttttgtatgtatatatatatatatatatatatatatattatacacaacacataaacaaGGCAAAATGACTCATACGGAGGCATCTAGTGAAGCTGGGAGGGATAGGGTCAGGGGTTGGAGGGTCAGGGGTTGGAGGGTCAGGGGTTGGAGGGTCAGGGGTTGGAGGGTCAGGGGTTGGAGGGTCAGGGGTTGGAGCGCTTGGGAAGGTGAATATATCTAAATATTATTCACGTTTTTATTGGTCACTGTTTTGTTTTCTATTCAGGTTTACTCCTCACCCTTACACCGCCCCTCTCCATCATAACAACCACCACCCCAACATGCAACTTTAAAGGATATATAATACTATGACACCCAGTGACTGACCAGCCCATCCTACCTGCGCAGTATGTGCATTAATATACATTTACACAAGTTCTCACTTAAATTACACTATTTAGGGAGGGTCTTTGGGGTAAATAGTGGGGTCTGACTGagcatatctctctctcgctccctctgtccTGCTTATGCTTCCTTGACCTTATCCTCATAGGTGCCCTTGCCCTTGTAGGCCCCCACATAGCCACTGGCATCTGGAATGTCTACTCGCCCGGCCTTGCCCTTCCCCTTGCCCGACTCGTCAAACCGCTCCTTGTGTGCCCCTGTGAATTTGGTGGTGTCTGTGAGTCTGTCCACCGCCGCTGCCTTGGCCACTTTCTATGAGCAGGAAAAGAGCGAGGGAaaagagcgagggaaagagaaagggaaagggaaagagaaagggaaagagaaagggaaagggagaatgAGAGATGAGGATACAAAGTAAGAGCTTACCCACCACacagatatgcacacacacagcggacacacacacagcggggaCACACacagcggacacacacacacaagctctctTTGAGACTGTAATATTATCAGGCTGTGTGCTGCTGACAGGTAGACACTCACGGTGATGCCTGCGTTGGCAGGCTCCTTCCCTGCTATGAGGCCGTAGAGCTGCTGCAGCGCCTCCTCCTGGCCCTTCCCTTTAAAACGCTTGGGGGCCAACTCTGACAGGGCCTGGCTGAACTGCTCAAAGGCAATCACACGAGCTGTCTTCGCCCTAAAATACACAGAAAACATTTTGAGAGTTTTACCTTTACTCATGATATGGTATTCTGAGGGCCTCTGGCCATATTCCCTCTTTCCTAGAAAGATGACTGTGTATCTGTCAGTGTGGAGGTTTGAAACTGGACCGAGTCTCACTTGACTTTAGTGAAGACAATGTCCACATCGGTGGCAGTGACGTTCTTGCCGTCGATGACCCGGCAGTCCTTGCAGAGTTTGGCAAAGTTCTTCCCGTTAATCTCCTTCCCAGTAGCCTTGGTGTCCCCATGAATGGCAAACTTCTTGAAGGCCGTCTCCACCTCTGCTACTGATACGGAGCCCTCTGCCATTCTGCCctatagatagagagatggagatagagagagaggtaaaacaTTAAGGATGGGATGCAAGAGACTGCTGTAGTTTCTCACAGCAAGTGCAACAGCAAGTGCACTGCCATAATGTTGAAATAACATTGGGAGGACACCGAGTCCACGGAGACAGGAAATGAGGAGGTATTGGGAGAGATTTGGTCATTAAGCCGATACATTCAGCACACCACATCCTCTGGGCAttttatataatatacatatacacacacacacatacacacacacacacacacacgttcgaAAAGACTCCATTAGCTGGAATGATTCCCTGCCCAAACAAGAAATGGCTGCTGTGGCCGCTGATTtatgatggacacacacacacccatacccaCACACATATATTCATCCATCTCAAACTGTTACAGTTAGTTCAGCTCCTCTCCGAGAGCTACTTAATTAAATAACGTTCCATTATGTATCATTACTGGAGACAAGCCTGTTGTTGGGTAAAAATATCACAATTAAGTAAATGAGACCATGGTAGGAATATCTCACTTTCTTTTATAGTGGGttgttttcaatatatatatatttttaaaattttattaatttaattaatgctcttatccagatcgaCTCTTATCCATTCATTTTAAGATTatccattcatcttaagatacactacatgaccaaaagtatgtggacacctgctcgtcg
This window harbors:
- the LOC111980225 gene encoding tubulin polymerization-promoting protein family member 3-like, with amino-acid sequence MAEGSVSVAEVETAFKKFAIHGDTKATGKEINGKNFAKLCKDCRVIDGKNVTATDVDIVFTKVKAKTARVIAFEQFSQALSELAPKRFKGKGQEEALQQLYGLIAGKEPANAGITKVAKAAAVDRLTDTTKFTGAHKERFDESGKGKGKAGRVDIPDASGYVGAYKGKGTYEDKVKEA